The genomic region GGCAAGATCGCCGACATGTACACCGCGCTGCAGTCGTCTCGTGCCTTCGCATACCAGGTCGCGCGCGACTACGACGCCGGCAGCAAGAGCCGCATCGACGCCGCCAGCTGCCTGCTGCACGCCTCCGAGGCGGCGGTGCAGGTCGCACTGGAGGCCATCCAGACGCTCGGCGGTAACGGCTACATCAACGAGTTCGCGACCGGCCGCATCCTGCGCGACGCCAAGCTCTACGCCATCGGCGCCGGCACCAACGAGATCCGCCGCATGCTGATCGGACGGGAGCTGTTCGTCGGCAACAGCTGAGGACGACACCCCGCCGCGCCAGGTACCGCTTAACCCCGTAGCCCGGGTAAGCGAAGCGCACCCGGGGCCGAGTCGGAGCCCCCGGATGCGCTCCGCTTATCCGGGCTACAGGCTATTGCACCCGAAGAGTGGTTCCAGTAGCCCGATCAACAGCCCCTGAGTCAGGGGGCGATTCGCGCCGCAGGTGCGAATGGGGGTGTGGAAGCGCACGGCGGGGCCCAAGGTTTGCGCAGCAAACTTTGGGGATACCCGGGCACAGCCCGGGTAGCCACTCAGAATGCCTTGTTCCAGCCAACCCACGCGGTATTCAGGGTCTCGCCGAACTCGCGACGCGTATCGAGGTTGAGGCTGAAACGGCCCCAGCCCGGAAGCTCGCTGCCCAATCCGAACCCGAACACACCCACGTCGCGGTCGAGGCCGCGTCCCGCGATCGGCGACCACACGTCGATACCGGTGAAGCGCGCATCGATATCGGTACCCGACTGCGACAGCGTGCGCTGCCACTCGATACGACCGGTCAGGTCGAAGCGCGTCGCACCGCTATGCCACTCGCGACCGAAACGCAGGCCTGCGAGAGCCTGGCTCGCACGCAGGGTCGAATCCTCGGCGCTCAGGCCGAACCCTGCCGCACCCGGCTCGTCGAAACCGTCGCGGCGCATCCGCAACGACTGCAGGCCGAGGTACGGGGTGATGACCGAACCGTCGGCATCGAATCGATAGCCTGCCTGCAGACCGAGGGTGTCGTAACGGCTGGCATAGTCGCTGTCGACGCCGAATGCCTGGCCGCCAAGCAGGACCTGGCGCTGCATGCGCCGGTCCATCCGCCCGCTGGTGTAGCGGCCGAACACATAGGCATCGTTGTGCTGCCACTGTGCGTACAGCTGGCCTTCGACCTGGCGGTTGCGTTCGCGGTCGCCGCGGGCGGAGCTCCAGGCCACCCCATCGAGCTCGCTGAACGCAGCACCGACGGTGAACGCTCCGAAGCGGTGATCCTGGCCCAGCACCCAGCCGCTGGCATCCACGTCCAGTCGCGACATCGCGCGCTTGCCGCTCACCGCATCGGCCCAGATGCCGCCACCGACCTGACCGTGGGCCGAATCCAGGCGCGATTCCAATGCATGACGACCGCCGTCGATGGCCATCATCGCCAGCGCGGTGTCGGCGGTGTGCAACTCGCCGGACAGGCTCTCCAGCGTGGACAGCGCCGCGGCTTCGGTCGGGGTGCGCTGGAATGCGCCGGCCATCGCGCGGAAGTTGCCGTCGATGACGACATTGCCGCCGTTGTCCGGGTTGCCGGCTTCATCCAGGCCCTGGAATGCCTGCTCCATGCGCACCGCCGCCGAGGCCGAAGCGGCGGTCACCCCCGCCAACCCCATTGCGGTCGCACTGACGTCGAGGCGGGCGATGTTGAGCCAGGCGGTGGTCGGGTCGTAGCTCAGGGTCGCTTCCAGGAACACGCCATCGGCCCAGGTCAGTTCGTCGAACTGGCCCGACAGCCCGCCCTGCGCGATCAGGATGTTCTCGCGCTGGCTGGTGGTGTAGCCGTCGGCGACACCCAGCACGTGCGCCTCGCCGCCATTGAGCGTGGCCGTGCCGGTCACCCGCAGCGGCGCGCCGACTTCGAACGCGAAGCGGGCCGATGACGACTGCGTGTAATTGCCGCTGACCTGGTGCGTGCGCGTGGAGAGGGTGGTCACCGTGCCATTGTTGGTCAGGTTGCCGTTCACGCCGCGGACCAGTTCGAGGTTGCCGCCGGAAGACACCGTGGCCGCACCCGGCACCGAGAACGAGGACCGCAGCGTGCCGTTCCGCACCTGGGTCGTTCCCTGGTACGCGTTCCGGCCGGTCAGGCGCAGGGTGCCGCTGCCGCGCTTGATGATGCCGCCGGCACCGGTGATGTCGTTGCTCCAGGTCGATGTGCCGGAGAAGGTGGCGGTCACGTTGCCCCAGTCCAGCCGGCCCGGGCCCCTGATCGCCTTGGCCACGTTCAACATGCCGTGGCCGAACACGTCGTCCACGCCCGGATCGCCCAGGTCGGTCGCCGTGCCCAGCAGGGTCTGCCGCACCAGGTCGTTGTTGAAGTACGGGAACGCCTCCCACACCAGCGCGGCCGCACCCGACACCAGCGGTGCCGCCAGCGAGGTGCCCGACCACGACCAGTAGCTGGGGTCGTTGGGCGCATCGTCGGTACCGGTCACCACCACCGTGCCCGGCGCGACCATGCAGTAGTTCATGGCGATGCCGCAGGCATTGGAGTAGCTGGCCAGTTGGGTCGGGTCGTCCTTGTCCAGCGCGGCCACCGCGATCCAGCCACGCTCCAGGTCGGCCGCCGGCAGGCTGCCGTTCGGCCCCGGTTGGCTGGGCAGCGCCGCCATGTCGGAGGGGTCGGCGAAACCCGAGTTGCCGGTGGCGAACACCACCAGGCCGTCGTTGCTGAGGATGAAGGGGCGGTATTCCTGGGCAATCGCGTCGGTCGCGTTCGGGTTGTTCCAGTACAGCCCGCCCCAGGAGTTGTTCATGATCCGCACGCCGCGGTTGATCAGGTCCTGGTGGATCGGCGCCAGGCCGAGCGGGCCGTCGACTTCGTTGCCTCCACCGGAGCCGTCATCCTCGGGCGGCTCGTCGGAGATGATCCGCGCCGATACGATTTCCGCCCCCGGGGCGATGCCGCCCGGCCAGGCGCCAAACGCGGTACCGGCCGCGGCCTGCGCCACAGCGGTGCCGTGGCCGACCTTGTCGTCGACCGACAGGTCGTTGCCGTTGGAGCTGATATAGACCAGGTTGCTGACCACCCGCGGCGACAGCGCCGGGTGGTCCCGGTTGACACCGCTGTCGACGATGCCGATGCGATAGCCCGCGCCGGTAAGGCCGGCGGCATGGGCCTGGTCGGCACCGGTCAGTGCGATGTGCTGGCTGTAAGCCGGATTGGGATCGAGTACGACCGGCGGCGGCGGCGCGGTGGGCGGCGGATCGACCGGGCGGACGTTGCTGGAGCCACCACCGCCACAGGCAGCCAGGCTCAACGTGATCGCGAGGGCCAGGGCGCCACGGCGCAGCCCACGGGCGTTTGTGATTTCAAGGTTCTTCATGATGGTCTCTTGTCGCCCTCAGGGGCATCCGTAAGTGATGGTCACGCCTTCCCGGGCATCGGGCCGCCATGGCAGGCGGCAAAGGCTCTGTCTGTTTACAACGACCAGCAGCGCGATCGCCCTACGCCACCGCGATGGCTTCCACGCGAACCGCGTCCGGCCATCGAATCAGTTTTAATCCACTGTCAGCCCACAGTCCAGTAAACCGTTGCCGATATTGCCGTTTGAGCGCGGAATGTCACGGGATCGACATCCCGCCGGGAAGCATTCAGATTCCACCCGCCCCGGTCTCCATTGGACCCTTGGACGTTTGCCGCACCGTGGCGCGGAGCCCATAATTGTTGGACTCGGCCCCCACCGCATCCCGGATCGGGCCGCCCGTCCACGCAGGAGTTCCCCCATGAGCGACGTCGTCATCGTCGGTGCCAAGCGTACTGGCATCGGTTCCTTCCTCGGTCAGTTCACAGGCGTTCCAACCCCCGCCCTGGGCACCGCCGCCATCGGTGGCGCACTGGAGCAGGCCGGTGTTGCCGCCGACCAGGTCGACGAGGTCATCATGGGCTGCGTGCTGCCGGCCGGCCTCGGCCAGGCGCCGGCGCGCCAGGCCGCCCTCGGCGCAGGCCTGCCCACCTCGGCCGGCTGCACCACCATCAACAAGGTCTGCGGCTCGGGCATGAAGGCGGTGATGCTGGGCCACGACCTGATCAAGGCCGGTTCCGCCAGCGTTGTCGTCGCCGGTGGCATGGAGTCGATGACCAACGCCCCGCATCTACTCAACGGCTCGCGCACCGGCGTCCGCTACGGCAGTGCCGAGATGCTCGACCATATGTCCTGGGACGGCCTGACCAATCCCTACGATGGCAAGGCGATGGGCGTGTTCGGCGACGCCACCTGCGCCGAGTACGGTCTGGACCGCGAGGCGGTCGACGCCTACTCCGCCGAAAGCGCGAACCGCGCCCGCAAGGCCCAGGCCGATGGCGTGTTCAAGGACGAGATCGTCCCGGTCACGGTCAAGACCCGCAAGGGCGAGGTCGTGGTCGACAGCGACGAGGAGCCGGGCAAGATCGACACTGCGCGTATCCCGACCCTGCGCGCGGCGTTTGGCAAGGACGGCGTGCTGACTGCCGCCTCATCGTCGAAGATCTCCGACGGCGCCGCCGCCACCGTACTGATGAGCGCGGAGGAGGCGAACAAGCGCGGCCTCAAGCCGATCGCGCGCATCGTTGCCCACGCAGGCCACGCGCAGGCGCCGGAGTGGTTCACCACCGCGCCGGTCAAGGCGATCGCCAGCGTGCTCGACAAGGCCGGCTGGAAAGTCGATGACGTCGACGTGTTCGAAGTCAACGAAGCCTTTGCCTGCGTGGCGATGGCGCCGATCAAGGACCTCGGCATCCCGCACGACAAGCTGAACATCCACGGCGGCGCGCTCGCCCTGGGCCACCCGATCGGCGCCAGCGGCGCACGCTTGATCGTCACCCTGCTGAATGCATTGAAGGTGCGCGGTGGCAAGCGCGGCGTGGCCTCGCTATGCATCGGCGGTGGCGAAGCGACCGCGATCGCCGTCGAACTGGCCTGAACGACGTCGATATCCCGCTGCTCTCAGGCGCGACATCGGCCCTGCTTCACGAAAAAGAAACATCCTGACCCTTGACACACGTCATCCGGTTGCCATCATGATATTGGCGCGCGACTGCGCGTTGCCCCATTTCAAATCGACGAGGATTCAAAAACCATGACCATGAACAAGGCGCTGATCGCCCTGGCCCTGGGTTTCGCTCTGACTGCCTGCTCCCAGCAGGAAGCT from Lysobacter alkalisoli harbors:
- a CDS encoding thiolase family protein, whose protein sequence is MSDVVIVGAKRTGIGSFLGQFTGVPTPALGTAAIGGALEQAGVAADQVDEVIMGCVLPAGLGQAPARQAALGAGLPTSAGCTTINKVCGSGMKAVMLGHDLIKAGSASVVVAGGMESMTNAPHLLNGSRTGVRYGSAEMLDHMSWDGLTNPYDGKAMGVFGDATCAEYGLDREAVDAYSAESANRARKAQADGVFKDEIVPVTVKTRKGEVVVDSDEEPGKIDTARIPTLRAAFGKDGVLTAASSSKISDGAAATVLMSAEEANKRGLKPIARIVAHAGHAQAPEWFTTAPVKAIASVLDKAGWKVDDVDVFEVNEAFACVAMAPIKDLGIPHDKLNIHGGALALGHPIGASGARLIVTLLNALKVRGGKRGVASLCIGGGEATAIAVELA
- a CDS encoding S8 family serine peptidase; translated protein: MKNLEITNARGLRRGALALAITLSLAACGGGGSSNVRPVDPPPTAPPPPVVLDPNPAYSQHIALTGADQAHAAGLTGAGYRIGIVDSGVNRDHPALSPRVVSNLVYISSNGNDLSVDDKVGHGTAVAQAAAGTAFGAWPGGIAPGAEIVSARIISDEPPEDDGSGGGNEVDGPLGLAPIHQDLINRGVRIMNNSWGGLYWNNPNATDAIAQEYRPFILSNDGLVVFATGNSGFADPSDMAALPSQPGPNGSLPAADLERGWIAVAALDKDDPTQLASYSNACGIAMNYCMVAPGTVVVTGTDDAPNDPSYWSWSGTSLAAPLVSGAAALVWEAFPYFNNDLVRQTLLGTATDLGDPGVDDVFGHGMLNVAKAIRGPGRLDWGNVTATFSGTSTWSNDITGAGGIIKRGSGTLRLTGRNAYQGTTQVRNGTLRSSFSVPGAATVSSGGNLELVRGVNGNLTNNGTVTTLSTRTHQVSGNYTQSSSARFAFEVGAPLRVTGTATLNGGEAHVLGVADGYTTSQRENILIAQGGLSGQFDELTWADGVFLEATLSYDPTTAWLNIARLDVSATAMGLAGVTAASASAAVRMEQAFQGLDEAGNPDNGGNVVIDGNFRAMAGAFQRTPTEAAALSTLESLSGELHTADTALAMMAIDGGRHALESRLDSAHGQVGGGIWADAVSGKRAMSRLDVDASGWVLGQDHRFGAFTVGAAFSELDGVAWSSARGDRERNRQVEGQLYAQWQHNDAYVFGRYTSGRMDRRMQRQVLLGGQAFGVDSDYASRYDTLGLQAGYRFDADGSVITPYLGLQSLRMRRDGFDEPGAAGFGLSAEDSTLRASQALAGLRFGREWHSGATRFDLTGRIEWQRTLSQSGTDIDARFTGIDVWSPIAGRGLDRDVGVFGFGLGSELPGWGRFSLNLDTRREFGETLNTAWVGWNKAF